GCGGGCAATTTAGATACTTTCACTGATGAGTATGGTCGGTTTTTTATTACAGATATCGACTCAGGGGGCCACGTAATAGAGGTACAATCATCTTCAGCTGCAAATGGCGGTGGTGTACTTATGTTTGATTTTAGCGTGGATGAGATCAATGACACAATTGATCTTGGAACAGATTCGTTGCACCCTGCAGCTTCAGTGATTGGTCATGTTGACAGAAGCCTTTATTCGGGACAGGAGTTGTATGTACAGGTAAGAGGGCTTGAACGTATTACCAAAGTGGATTCAAACGGCTATTTCTCTTTTCATGACCTGCCCTCTGGCAACCTTGATATAAAGGTTATTGAAAGTAGTACATTTAACACTGTGAAAGAGATTGCCAATATCGTAACCGAGCCACAGGATACTTTCTCTGTAATGATTCCAAAGCACTCTACCTATTCTGCTGTACTAAGCATTGATCTGTCTGGTGTTTACATTCCTGCTTCTGCAACAATTACCAATTTCCCCATGCTTGTCAGACTCGATTCTTCCTCTTTCGATTTTTCATCTGCTCATTATCGGGGTGATGATATACGCTTTAGTAACCTGAACGGAACTTCCCTTCCCTATGAAATTGAAGAATGGAACTCAGGTAGCGGTACCGCCGCGATTTGGGTTAGTATCGATACGCTTTATGGAGGTATGAGTAGGCACACGGTTGTTATGAGCTGGGGGGACACTGATGCAATTGGTGAATCAAACGGTGCTGCGGTTTTCGATACTGAGGCTGGATTCGCCGGGGTGTGGCACCTGAACGAAAATCCAGGTTTGGGACCTGATGCCATAAAAGATCGTACTGTAAACGGTTTTCATGGTACCGCTGCAGCTTCTATGACAGAAGAAAACAGGGTTGAAGGGATTGCTGGCTCAGCACTTTCGTTTAACGGAATCAGTGATTCAATCGTGACCGGTTTGCTTTCTCTGGACTCAAGCTACACACTTAGCTGCTGGATCAAAGCTGAGCAGGGACCTTCCCTGAATTGGCGACTGATTATTATGGAACCAGCATATACTCTGTGGTACGATACTGAATGGGGTGGGATCAGAGCTGAGCACTTTGTGGATGATTTTGCGTGGCGGGGTATCTATCAGGATAACTCAGATTCTACTCCAACCTCTCTGGATATGAATGCTTGGTATCATATCGCAGTTACCTATGATCAGGATAAAATTCGTTTG
The sequence above is a segment of the Chitinispirillales bacterium ANBcel5 genome. Coding sequences within it:
- a CDS encoding DUF2341 domain-containing protein, giving the protein MRITVLLVGVLLPLLSCSPGDIAGSGGGSQTTNGVTASVLNTDGTPAAGSIVRLRGAEYVSVPGDHGGKPAGNLDTFTDEYGRFFITDIDSGGHVIEVQSSSAANGGGVLMFDFSVDEINDTIDLGTDSLHPAASVIGHVDRSLYSGQELYVQVRGLERITKVDSNGYFSFHDLPSGNLDIKVIESSTFNTVKEIANIVTEPQDTFSVMIPKHSTYSAVLSIDLSGVYIPASATITNFPMLVRLDSSSFDFSSAHYRGDDIRFSNLNGTSLPYEIEEWNSGSGTAAIWVSIDTLYGGMSRHTVVMSWGDTDAIGESNGAAVFDTEAGFAGVWHLNENPGLGPDAIKDRTVNGFHGTAAASMTEENRVEGIAGSALSFNGISDSIVTGLLSLDSSYTLSCWIKAEQGPSLNWRLIIMEPAYTLWYDTEWGGIRAEHFVDDFAWRGIYQDNSDSTPTSLDMNAWYHIAVTYDQDKIRLYVNGQIVDSTETIGMDPIHSGNPLLFGGRVYGGHTNEFFKGIMDEIRVETVARSPEWIRLSYKSQKPGSGVVRLGR